A portion of the Manihot esculenta cultivar AM560-2 chromosome 2, M.esculenta_v8, whole genome shotgun sequence genome contains these proteins:
- the LOC110609660 gene encoding extensin-3-like — MGSPMASIIATILVATLSLSFPSETSANYPYHSPSPPKKSPLPPVHPPSYHYKSPPPPVYSPPPSPPYKYKSPPPPPPVYKYKSPPPPPPVYSPPPPKKPYKYKSPPPPPPVYKYKSPPPPPPVYSPPPPPPYKYKSPPPPPPIYKYKSPPPPPPVYSPPPPKKPYKYKSPPPPPPVYSPPKRPYKYKSPPPPPPVYKYKSPPPPPPVHKSPPPPVKPYKYKSPPPPPPVYKYKSPPPPPPVHKSPPPPPPKKPYKYKSPPPPPPVYKYKSPPPPPRY, encoded by the coding sequence ATGGGGTCTCCAATGGCCTCTATCATTGCCACCATTTTGGTGGCAACACTCTCTCTAAGCTTCCCATCGGAAACCTCAGCAAACTACCCTTACCACTCTCCTTCACCTCCAAAGAAATCCCCACTACCGCCTGTCCACCCTCCATCTTACCATTATaaatctcctcctcctccagttTACTCTCCACCCCCATCACCACCTTACAAGTACAAGTCCcctccacctcctcctccagttTATAAGTATAAGTCTCCTCCACCCCCTCCTCCAGTTTACTCTCCTCCACCACCCAAAAAACCTTACAAGTACAAGTCTCCTCCACCTCCTCCACCAGTGTACAAGTATAAGTCtcctccacctcctcctcctgtGTACTCTCCACCCCCACCACCACCTTACAAGTACAAGTCTCCTCCACCTCCCCCACCAATTTATAAGTACAAATCTCCTCCACCCCCTCCACCAGTATACTCTCCACCACCTCCCAAGAAACCTTACAAGTACAAGTCCCCACCACCTCCTCCACCAGTATATTCTCCTCCCAAAAGACCCTACAAGTACAAGTCTCCCCCACCACCTCCTCCAGTTTATAAATACAAGTCTccacccccaccaccaccagtgcacaaatcaccaccaccaccagtgaaGCCCTACAAGTACAAGTCTCCTCCACCACCTCCTCCAGTCTACAAATACAAGTCTCCACCGCCACCACCACCAGTCCATAAGTCACCACCCCCACCCCCACCAAAGAAGCCTTACAAGTACAAGTCTCCTCCACCACCTCCTCCAGTTTACAAGTACAaatctccaccaccaccaccacgcTACTAG